From Sinorhizobium sp. RAC02, a single genomic window includes:
- a CDS encoding DUF2161 family putative PD-(D/E)XK-type phosphodiesterase, with the protein METSLYLPVKTFLESAGYTVKGEIGRCDLVGLSEGDPTVVVICELKLAFNLELILQAVDRAAVSDEVWIAARISAKGRGREGDKRYRDLCRRLGLGMLGVSDKGEVSILVSSVSPMPRTNPKRRTRLVREHRKRIGDPALGGSTKVPIMTAYRQQALACAAALADGPLRPRDLKTVTVTAGQILLKNYYGWFEKVDKGLYGLSDSGAEALKTWQKPL; encoded by the coding sequence ATGGAAACCTCACTCTACCTGCCCGTCAAAACCTTTCTCGAAAGCGCCGGCTATACCGTCAAGGGTGAGATTGGCCGCTGCGATCTGGTCGGGTTGAGCGAGGGTGATCCAACTGTGGTGGTCATCTGCGAATTGAAGCTCGCCTTCAATCTGGAGCTGATCCTGCAGGCGGTGGACCGCGCCGCCGTTTCGGACGAAGTGTGGATTGCCGCGCGCATCTCCGCCAAGGGGCGCGGGCGCGAGGGCGACAAGCGCTACCGCGATCTCTGCCGGCGGCTGGGATTGGGAATGCTCGGCGTGTCCGACAAGGGCGAGGTGAGCATTCTCGTCAGTTCCGTCTCGCCCATGCCGCGCACCAATCCGAAACGCCGCACGCGGCTGGTCAGGGAACACCGCAAGCGCATCGGCGATCCAGCGCTAGGCGGCTCGACAAAGGTTCCGATCATGACAGCTTATCGCCAGCAGGCGCTGGCCTGCGCCGCCGCCCTTGCCGACGGACCGCTGCGGCCGCGCGATCTGAAAACCGTGACCGTCACCGCCGGGCAGATCCTGCTCAAGAACTATTACGGCTGGTTCGAGAAGGTCGACAAGGGGCTTTACGGCCTCAGCGACAGTGGCGCCGAGGCCCTGAAGACCTGGCAAAAGCCTCTCTGA
- a CDS encoding CopD family protein: protein MIDTPPKTLSLSFSEPVSPLVLKLVLPDGQARVLDTFTLRDRTLEIKVPEDLATGTHVLTWRVVSEDGHPVAGSTLFSIGVAGNAPQAAEEAADGPVKTALWLAKVVIYAGLFFGIGGIFVLHWLIPGTDSGPRLVVATTLLGLAATVLSLGLQGLDALGVPLAGLFDRAVWTAGMETSFGATVLLLSAAFCLALVAMRARGAAPRRGLSLLALLAGSGALALNGHASAAAPQWLMRPAVFLHAVTIAIWIGALLPLACALRRDVDAGRQTLRRFSRLIPLCVIVLVVAGVLLAAVQVREPAALLSTAYGKVLLAKLALLVVLFSLAAVNRWGHTGPAMVGDRQAARRLGRVIVAEMLIVLAIFAVAAAWRFTPPPRALAMAAAQPVSVHIHSDKAMAEVIVTPGRAGPVAVSALVLSPDFTPLTPKEVVFVFSNRQAGVEPMRRKAELRPDGTWNATDVVLPLAGKWQMRIDVLISDFELVRLQEDLEIRP, encoded by the coding sequence GTGATCGATACGCCGCCGAAAACCCTGTCGCTGTCCTTCAGCGAACCGGTTTCGCCACTCGTGTTGAAGCTCGTCCTGCCCGATGGGCAGGCACGAGTGCTTGACACGTTTACCCTTCGCGACCGCACGCTGGAAATCAAGGTCCCCGAGGATCTCGCGACCGGAACCCACGTGCTCACCTGGCGCGTTGTGTCCGAGGATGGGCATCCGGTGGCAGGCTCCACGCTGTTTTCGATCGGCGTCGCGGGCAACGCGCCGCAAGCGGCCGAAGAGGCGGCGGACGGGCCGGTGAAAACCGCGCTTTGGCTGGCGAAGGTCGTCATTTATGCCGGCCTTTTCTTCGGCATCGGTGGGATTTTTGTCCTTCACTGGCTGATCCCCGGAACGGACAGTGGCCCGCGACTTGTCGTGGCGACAACGCTGCTCGGGCTGGCCGCGACTGTGCTTTCCCTCGGCTTGCAAGGGCTTGATGCACTAGGCGTGCCGCTCGCCGGTCTCTTCGACCGGGCGGTGTGGACGGCCGGCATGGAGACGAGTTTTGGCGCGACGGTCCTGCTTCTCTCGGCAGCGTTCTGTCTGGCGCTCGTCGCAATGCGTGCCAGGGGCGCCGCGCCGCGCCGCGGGCTGTCTCTTTTGGCCTTGCTTGCGGGCAGCGGCGCATTGGCGCTGAACGGCCATGCCAGCGCGGCGGCACCGCAATGGCTGATGCGACCGGCCGTCTTTCTGCATGCGGTGACGATTGCGATCTGGATCGGCGCGCTCCTGCCGCTGGCATGCGCCCTGCGGCGAGACGTCGACGCCGGTCGCCAGACACTCCGCCGCTTCTCCCGGCTGATCCCGCTTTGCGTTATCGTCCTCGTTGTCGCTGGCGTGCTGCTGGCCGCGGTTCAGGTTCGTGAGCCTGCGGCGCTCTTGTCCACCGCGTATGGCAAGGTGCTGCTGGCAAAGCTGGCCTTGCTGGTCGTTCTGTTTTCACTGGCCGCCGTCAATCGCTGGGGCCACACCGGACCCGCCATGGTGGGGGACCGGCAAGCGGCGCGGCGTCTTGGCCGGGTAATCGTTGCCGAAATGCTGATCGTTCTGGCGATTTTTGCCGTCGCCGCGGCGTGGCGGTTCACGCCGCCGCCCCGCGCGCTTGCGATGGCCGCCGCCCAGCCCGTTTCGGTCCATATCCATTCGGACAAGGCGATGGCGGAGGTCATCGTCACCCCGGGACGCGCCGGGCCGGTCGCGGTTTCTGCCCTCGTCCTTTCCCCCGATTTCACGCCGCTCACCCCGAAAGAGGTCGTCTTCGTCTTCTCGAATCGTCAGGCCGGCGTTGAGCCGATGCGCCGGAAAGCCGAATTACGGCCGGATGGCACTTGGAACGCCACGGACGTCGTGCTTCCCCTGGCCGGTAAATGGCAGATGCGCATTGATGTTCTGATCAGCGATTTCGAGCTGGTGCGCCTGCAAGAGGACCTCGAGATCCGGCCATAG
- a CDS encoding YcnI family protein, producing MLKRTLTALAVLTLGAGTALAHVSLQLKEAPVGSTYRAIFQVPHGCEGKPTTVVRVQIPEGVIAVKPQPKAGWTLEKVKGAYAKSYDYYGTPTGEGVKEIVWSGGSLGDDEYDEFVLRAYLTKDLKAGETLYFPVVQECPDGLAERWIERPADGQSVDDLELPAPGVKLLEAVSGH from the coding sequence ATGCTGAAAAGAACGCTTACCGCTCTTGCCGTCCTGACGCTTGGCGCGGGCACCGCCCTTGCCCACGTTTCGCTGCAACTGAAGGAAGCCCCCGTCGGCTCGACCTACCGGGCAATCTTCCAGGTGCCGCATGGCTGCGAAGGCAAGCCGACGACTGTCGTGCGGGTGCAGATCCCCGAGGGCGTGATCGCGGTCAAGCCGCAGCCGAAGGCCGGTTGGACGCTGGAAAAGGTCAAGGGCGCCTATGCAAAATCCTATGACTACTACGGCACGCCGACAGGCGAAGGAGTGAAGGAGATCGTCTGGAGCGGTGGGAGCCTTGGCGACGACGAATATGACGAATTCGTACTGCGGGCCTATCTGACGAAGGACCTGAAGGCAGGCGAGACGCTCTATTTCCCGGTTGTGCAGGAATGCCCGGATGGCTTGGCCGAACGCTGGATCGAGCGACCGGCAGACGGCCAGTCGGTGGACGATCTTGAGCTTCCCGCGCCCGGTGTGAAGCTGCTTGAGGCCGTCAGCGGTCATTGA